From Nocardia sp. NBC_00416:
GGCGGTTAGAGCGCTTCGCTGATAACGAAGAGGTCGGAGGTTCAAGTCCTCCTAGACCCACAGAACAGAACCCGATCTGTTTCCGGCTGGTTTGTACCGCGCGGAACGGGTCGGGTTTTTGCTGTGCGGTGGCCATTGCGCTGACCGGTTCGGGCCTCGACGCGTATTGAATCGGCAACCACTAAGCTGTGCTCATGAAATACGTTCTCACCATCGGAATTGTCGCTGCGGTTCTCATCGGTATCAACAAGCTGCGCCGGCGTGATGACGACGATGCGTGGCACGCGGTTACCACCCGCTGACGCATCCTCCATCGTTGCCGGATGACCCGGTGCACACCGGGGAACTCATATGATCACGGCCGGGCCAGCAGTTCGATGACCGAGTACACCTGCTCGGTGGTCGGTATCGGCAGATTGTCCCGGCCGTGGATCAACCCGAGTCCGATGTACACCATCGCGCCGGCCCGCAGGCCGGCCTGATTCTCGTCGAAGCCGAGATCCAGCATGATTCGGTAGACGGTTTCGAATACCCCCTGATCCAGTTTGCGCACGGCGGCCGCGACCTTCGGATTGCTCCGCGACCATTCCCGCACTGTGGTCTCCACGATCCAGTGCCGGTGATCGACGAGCATCGCGGCCATTTTCTCGATACGGTCTTCCACCGGTATCGCCGCGAAGGCGCCGAGTTCGCGCACTGTGTCGCTCTGTACCGCGCTCCAGCGGTCGGCCATCGCCGCCATGAGCTGCTCGATATCGTCGAAGTGCCAGTAGAAGCTACCTTTGGTGACGCCCAGTTCCTGGCACAGTCGCGGGATCTTGATCGCCCCTACGCCTTCGCTCGACAGGAGGTGCAGCGCGCCGTCGACCCAGTCGTCGTAGGACAGCCGGGCCGGGCGTCGGCGCCGGCTCTGTTGGGCTCGAGCCTTTTTCGATTTCGGTCGCTGCGTCGCCGTCCGGGCATC
This genomic window contains:
- a CDS encoding TetR/AcrR family transcriptional regulator, producing the protein MTADPSTASHPDPPDARTATQRPKSKKARAQQSRRRRPARLSYDDWVDGALHLLSSEGVGAIKIPRLCQELGVTKGSFYWHFDDIEQLMAAMADRWSAVQSDTVRELGAFAAIPVEDRIEKMAAMLVDHRHWIVETTVREWSRSNPKVAAAVRKLDQGVFETVYRIMLDLGFDENQAGLRAGAMVYIGLGLIHGRDNLPIPTTEQVYSVIELLARP